The DNA region CGTCCCCCTCCGGAGCCGAGCGGCAACCGGGCGGACGCACCCTGGTCTTCCAGGACGTCGGCCTCGTCGGCGTGGCCGCCCGGTCGGGATGGATCGGAGCCCTCGACACGGTGCTCGTGGGTTCGGACACCGGTGTGCCCGGTTGGCTCGAGCAGCCCTACGGCATGGCCGGGTGGTCAGCGGACCCCCCGGAACCGCCGTCGAACGGGTTGCCCGCGGCATCCGGTGCCGAGGGGGATCGCCGGCCCGGTCACGGTGGCGGTGCTCCCGGCTCCGGTCCGGGGATCGTGCTGCGGGTCGGGGACGACCACGACCTCTCCGCCTTTCTCCGCGACGCCGACCGGGCGATGGACACCGGGTGTTTCGCCGGGCACCTCCTGCGTCCCGACACCCTGGTCGGCGACCTGTCGTCGTTGGGTGCCGACTTCACGGCGGCCGGACCCGACCACCGACTCTGGGTCGCCGCCGACGGGCGCGTCAGCACCTCGCAGTCCGGTGCCGACCTGGGACGGATCGAGGAGTCACCGGCCACGGTGACCGCACGCTGGCGGGCGCGCAACGACGGCGGGACGCGGCCCTGCGCGGTGGGCCTGGCGAAGGTGCTGGACGAGGGCGAACGGACCGAGGCGCTGGCCGACCGGCCCTGGCTGTCCCGATACCACGCGACCGTCCGCGCGATGCGCCGGCTGCGGGCGCGGGGTCTGCTGCCGATCGCCGCGTCCGGCTTCGGGCGTCGCCTGGACCGTCGAGTGGCCGCCGCACAGCCCGGCCCGGTCGTCGACGACGCCACGGCGCCGTTGCTGCTCGTGACCCGTCAGCAGGGACGCAATCGATACTGGGTCGCCGACCCCGTCACCACCCGTGGCTGCGGCATCGACGCCGCCGATGCGCTCCGGCTCGAGTACCTGCTGGCGTTCCGGTCCCGGTCGGGGGCCGGCATGGTCGACCCGTCGCCGGGCGCCCCCGGGCGATCCCCCCGAATAGCGCTGGACGATCTGATCGACCGTCTCGTCGACGACGAGATCTGCGCGCAATGGTTCTCGGCGCTCGAGCAGGGGGCCCGGCCCCTGCCGGTCGGCCGCCCGGTCTTCGGCTGACAGCGCGGCTGGCAGCATCCGGACATCCACCGGACGCGACCCGCCCCGCTCCCTAGTGTCGTTGTCGGAGGCCGGATCTCGCCGTGAGGGGTGGCGAGACGAAAGTCGCCGCGACACGGGACGGGGCCGTCCGGGCCCGCCGAAGATCTGACGGGAGTCGCGTCATGAGGTGGCCGTTCTTCCCGCGGGTCCCCGCGGACGCGGATGGTCCCGCCGCGACCGGTGATCCCGCCGAACCGACCGGTCGGTCCGGGGTGGTCCTTCCCGGTCACCACGACCCCACGACGCCCCGCCGGGGCGTCATCCCGGCGCAGGCGCAGGCGCAGGCGCGGGCCGAGCCGGACGCCGTGAGCGTGCTGGCGGATGCGGTGGTCGATGCCCTTGCGAGCGATGCGGACGGGCGAAGCGGCCCGTGGGGTGCATCGGCGGTGGCCGTCCTGGTGGATGCCCCGTCGGTTCCGTCGGGACCGCCCCTCTGCGGGGTGAGGGCGCCCCACGTCCGCCCCGCGGCCCGGCCGGTGGTGGACGAGCTGCTCGCCCGTCTCGCCCAGCGGGTACCGGTCCGTCGGGTGGTGACGGTCTGCACCGGGGCCGGCCCGGTGGACGTGCACGAACTCGACGCGCTCGCCGATCGCCTGGGCGGGGTCGACGCGGTGGTCGCCATCGGTGGGGGCCGGACGATCGACGCCGCGCGGGTACTGGCCGCGGGTGGTCGTTCGCTGGTCCCGCTCTACGCCGGTCGGGGGGGAAGCCAGTGCCTGCTACCGCTGGCCGCCGCGGTACCGCTGGTGACCGTCCCGGTCGATCTCCTGGCCGCATCCGCCGCCGGGGCGGTCGTCGTGGGGACGGACGTCGGCCGGCTGGTCCTGACCGGCGACGCCCTGCAACCCCGTCGGCGTCTCCCGCTGCCCGGAGCGTCCAGCGACCCGGAGCCGCGTGCAGCGGCGATGCTGACGACGGTGGGTCGTCTGCTGGGTCCCTGGCACGGCGCCGGACTGCCGGCCCCGCAGCGGGCCGTGTTCGACGTCCGGGCGCTGTTCGGTGCCGGTCTGGACCTGTCGCTGGACCCGGCGGCGGCCGCCGCGTCGGGAGCGCTCGCCCGGCTGGAGGAGTTGGGTCAGCGGGCCGCCCGGGTCGGTGGGCCGCCCGGCCGGCCGTGTTCCTGGTGGCTGTGGCCCGTCGCGCACGAGTGGGCGACGATCACCGACCAGTCGTTCGCCGTCGCGCTGGGGGCCTTGCTGCCACCCTGGTTGGCCGAGGGGTCGGCCGCCGGTCTACCGGGCGAGCAGCTCGACCTGTGGCATGAAGCTGCCATTCCGCTCCGGCCGTCCCGGCCGCCGGTCACACTGACCGCGGCCGACCTGCGGGTCGTCCTCCAGCGGGTCGACCGCTGGTGGCGCCCCATCGGCCCCGGCATCCCGGATGCCGATCAGGTGCACAGGATCTTCGGTCTCCGTCGGTGTTCGACCGCGTGAGTTCCGCAACGGGCCCGCAGGTAGGGGGGATGGGCCCGCTGGGGACGCGCCGGGCGCACCACCTGCCGTGGGGGCGGCAGGACGGGGACCGGGCATCGAAGTGACGTCGGCCCGACGCGGGGTGCGGGCCGACGTCCTCGGTGTGCTGTCATGAAGAACGCCCCGCGTCCCGGCCGGAGCCGGCTGGCCGGCGGTGACGACGAGTTTTGACCCCGCCCCGGTTCGGCGGGTAGTCTGATCAGTCGGTGTGCCGCGCGGCTGCTTGCCGCCTCGATGTGTTACCTGCTCCGGTAGGTGGCGTCCATCGAAATGGCGGCGTCGAGCAGCTCGATGGTCGAGTCGGTCCGTTCTGCGGATCGTCACGGTTCGGTCTGTGCGGCGCGGGATCGAGACATTCGGTCAGCACCCGGCAGGAACCAGGACAAAACAGCGAAAAGGCAGACTTCTGTGCGCACGTACAGCCCCAAGCCCGGCGACATCACCCATGCCTGGCACGTCATCGACGCCACCGACGTCGTGCTCGGCCGGCTCGCCAGCCAGTCGGCACGACTGCTCCGCGGCAAGCACAAGGCGATCTACGCGCCGCACATGGACACCGGCGACTACGTCGTGATCGTCAACGCGGCCAAGGTCGCGGTGTCCGGGAGCAAGCGCGAGAACGAGTTCCACTACCGGCACTCGGGCCACCCGGGCGGTCTGCGCAAGGAATCCGTCGGCCAGATGCTCGAGTCCAAGCCGGAGAAGCTGGTCGAGAAGGCCATCCTGGGCATGCTGCCGCACAACTCGCTGGGCAAGTCCATGGGCCGCAAGCTGAAGGTCTACGCCGGTGCCGAGCACCCGCACACGGCCCAGCAGCCGCAGCCGTTCACGATCGATCAGATCGCCCAGTAAGCGCCCCCGGAACAGACGAGAGAGAACCGTGAGCATCAATCCCGAAGAGTCCGCTCCGCAGGACGCCGACGTCGCCGAGACCGAACTGGTCGATGAGCTGGTCGAGCTGGTCCAGGCCGAGTCCGAGGCCGAGGTCGGCGACGAGGCCGTGTACGAGGAGTACCCCGAGATCGTGCCGACCGCCGTCGTGGTCGACCGCCCGATCCAGACCGTCGGTCGCCGCAAGGAGGCCGTGGTCCGCGTCCGTCTCGTCGCCGGTACCGGCAACTTCACGCTGAACGGCCGCACGCTGGACAGCTACTTCCCCAACAAGGTGCACCAGCAGCTCATCAAAGAGCCGCTGGTCCAGCTGGAGAAGGGCGAGACCTTTGACATCCACGCCAGCCTCGTCGGTGGCGGCGTCACCGGGCAGGCCGGTGCGCTGCGTCTCGCTATCGCCCGCGCCCTCATCGAGCTGGACGAGAACGACCGTCCCTCGCTGAAGAAGGCCGGCTTCCTCACCCGTGACGCGCGGGCCAAGGAGCGCAAGAAGTACGGCCTGAAGAAGGCCCGTAAGGCCCCGCAGTACTCGAAGCGGTAATTCGCTTCCCCGGACGGCGCGCACCTCGGTGCGCGCCGTCTTGGCATTTCTGGGCAATGATGCGGATCGACTGTCGGGCGCGGTGACCGACGCGAAAGGAAGTGCCATGGGGGGACGTCTGTTCGGGACCGACGGCGTGCGGGGGCTCGCCAACGCCGACCTGACCCCGTTGCTCGCCATGCGGCTGGCGACGGCCGCCGCACGGGTGCTGACCGAGGGCCGGGGGCCCGCGGTCTCCCGGGCCGTCTCCGTCGGCGCCACGGTGTCCGGGCGGACCGGTCGGGTGGCCGGCGTCCGGGTCGAGGAGGACCTGCAGCAGCCCCCGCAGCGCCGACGCCCGCTCGCCGTCGTCGGCCGTGACCCGCGGGCCAGCGGCGAGATGCTCGAGGCGGCGGTCGCTGCCGGACTGGCGTCGGCCGGAGTCGACGTGGTGCTCCTCGGCGTGCTCCCCACCCCCGCCGTGGCCTTCCTGACCGGGGACATGCGCGCCGACCTCGGCATCGTCATCTCCGCGTCCCACAACGCCATGCCCGACAACGGCATCAAGATCTTCGCCGCCGGCGGGCTCAAGCTCGAGGACGCCGTCGAGGACGCCATCGAGGCCCGCCTGGACGACCCGGGGGCGCTGCCCACCGGTGAGGGGGTCGGGCGGGTCACCCGGGCCGTCGACGCCGACCGGCGCTACCTGGACCACCTGCTGGTCGCCACGCCCAACCCGCTGACCGGCCTCAAGGTCGTCGTCGACTGCGCGCACGGCGCGTCGTACATCCTGGCTCCCGAGGTCTACCGGCGGGCCGGGGCCGAGGTGGTCGTCATCGGCGGCGATCCGGACGGGCTGAACATCAACGCCGGGGTGGGGTCCACCTACCTCACCGGCCTGCGCGAGAAGGTCGTCGCCGAGGGGGCCGACCTGGGCATCGCGCACGACGGCGACGCCGACCGCTGCCTGGCCGTGGACGCCAAGGGCCGGACCGTGGACGGGGACACGATCCTCGCGCTGCTGGCCATCTCCCTGCGTCGCCGCGGCAAGCTGGCGAAGGACACCGTGGTCGCGACCGTGATGGCCAACATCGGCTTCCACCAGGCCATGGCCAAGGAGGGCATCGCCGTCCGGACCACCGGGGTGGGCGACCGGTACGTCCTCGAGGAGATGCGGGCCGGCGGGTTCACGGCCGGCGGCGAGCAGTCCGGGCACCTGATCCTGTCCGACCATGCCACCACCGGCGACGGGCTGCTGTCGGCGCTGCACCTGATGGCCGCGGTCGCCGAGTCCGGTCGCACCCTGGCCGACCTGGCCACGGTGGTGACCAAGTTCCCCCAGGTGCTCATCAACGTCCGCGTCTCGGACAAGAACGCCGTGGCCGCCGACCCGGCCGTGGTCGCCGCCGTCAAGGCCGCCGAAGCCGAGCTGGGCGCCGACGGTCGCGTGTTGCTCCGCCCGTCCGGCACGGAACCGGTGGTGCGGGTGATGGTCGAGGCGGCCACCGACGAGCAGGCGCAGCGGGTGGCCGACGATGTCGCGGCGGTCGTCGGGAAGGTCTGAGCGAGGCGGCTCAGCGCAGGTCGACCCGGATGATGCGGTTGCCGCCCGAGTTGGTGGTGGTCAGCCACAGGTCGCCGCCGGTCGCCGGTTCGACCGTCCGCAGGCGGCCGAACGTTCCCACGAAGTACTGCTGAGGGTTTACCAGGCTGCTGCCGGAGATCTCGGCCCGGTAGAGCCGCTGACCGCGGGCGCAGGCCACGTAGACGGCCGAGCCGACCACGGCCAGGCCGCTGCACGACCCCTCGGAGGTCGGGTACGTCAGCTTCGGGGCGACGAGCCCGGCGTTGCCGCAGCCGCCGCCGGTGGCGACAGAGAGCATGCCGTCCGGGCCGAAGCGCAGCCGCCCGCCGGTTCGACCGTCCGCGGGCGGCCGAACGTGCCCACGAAGTACTGCTGAGGGTTCACCAGGCTGCTGCCGGAGATCTCGGCCCGGTAGAGCCGCTGACCGCGGGCGCAGGCCACGTAGACGGCCGAGCCGACCACGGCCGGGCCGCTGCACGACCCCTCGGAGGTCGGGTACGTCAGCTTCGGGGCGACGAGCCCGGCGTTGCCGCAGCCGCCGCCGGTGGCGACAGAGAGCATGCCGTCCGGGCCGAAGCGCAGCCGCCCGCCGTTGTGGAACTGGTTCCGTGGGATTGCCGGACAGCAGCACCTGGGTCGATAACGCGTCGAGGCTTCCGTTCGCGTACCGCATCCGGACGAGCCGGTTGTCGGTGGCGGTCGACTGCATGACGTACAGCCAGGGGGCGGTCGAGAAGTGCGCCGCCCTCGCCGTCGGTGGTGGCCGCGTTCGGGATGCTGCCGAGGACGGTCTGGGCGCCCGTGGAAGCGTCCGTCCGGACGATCTGCCGCGCGTCCCGACGGGAATACAGGATCGAGCCGTCCGGCAGGGCGACCAGACCCCAGGGAATGTCATCGTCCGTCGC from Nakamurella flava includes:
- the mpaB gene encoding daptide biosynthesis RiPP recognition protein; this translates as MPWVQGCPPSSGSWFTDPRWEQWATGVGAGSVDHPSSSPSGAERQPGGRTLVFQDVGLVGVAARSGWIGALDTVLVGSDTGVPGWLEQPYGMAGWSADPPEPPSNGLPAASGAEGDRRPGHGGGAPGSGPGIVLRVGDDHDLSAFLRDADRAMDTGCFAGHLLRPDTLVGDLSSLGADFTAAGPDHRLWVAADGRVSTSQSGADLGRIEESPATVTARWRARNDGGTRPCAVGLAKVLDEGERTEALADRPWLSRYHATVRAMRRLRARGLLPIAASGFGRRLDRRVAAAQPGPVVDDATAPLLLVTRQQGRNRYWVADPVTTRGCGIDAADALRLEYLLAFRSRSGAGMVDPSPGAPGRSPRIALDDLIDRLVDDEICAQWFSALEQGARPLPVGRPVFG
- a CDS encoding iron-containing alcohol dehydrogenase, whose translation is MRWPFFPRVPADADGPAATGDPAEPTGRSGVVLPGHHDPTTPRRGVIPAQAQAQARAEPDAVSVLADAVVDALASDADGRSGPWGASAVAVLVDAPSVPSGPPLCGVRAPHVRPAARPVVDELLARLAQRVPVRRVVTVCTGAGPVDVHELDALADRLGGVDAVVAIGGGRTIDAARVLAAGGRSLVPLYAGRGGSQCLLPLAAAVPLVTVPVDLLAASAAGAVVVGTDVGRLVLTGDALQPRRRLPLPGASSDPEPRAAAMLTTVGRLLGPWHGAGLPAPQRAVFDVRALFGAGLDLSLDPAAAAASGALARLEELGQRAARVGGPPGRPCSWWLWPVAHEWATITDQSFAVALGALLPPWLAEGSAAGLPGEQLDLWHEAAIPLRPSRPPVTLTAADLRVVLQRVDRWWRPIGPGIPDADQVHRIFGLRRCSTA
- the rplM gene encoding 50S ribosomal protein L13 → MRTYSPKPGDITHAWHVIDATDVVLGRLASQSARLLRGKHKAIYAPHMDTGDYVVIVNAAKVAVSGSKRENEFHYRHSGHPGGLRKESVGQMLESKPEKLVEKAILGMLPHNSLGKSMGRKLKVYAGAEHPHTAQQPQPFTIDQIAQ
- the rpsI gene encoding 30S ribosomal protein S9 — its product is MSINPEESAPQDADVAETELVDELVELVQAESEAEVGDEAVYEEYPEIVPTAVVVDRPIQTVGRRKEAVVRVRLVAGTGNFTLNGRTLDSYFPNKVHQQLIKEPLVQLEKGETFDIHASLVGGGVTGQAGALRLAIARALIELDENDRPSLKKAGFLTRDARAKERKKYGLKKARKAPQYSKR
- the glmM gene encoding phosphoglucosamine mutase, producing MAGVRVEEDLQQPPQRRRPLAVVGRDPRASGEMLEAAVAAGLASAGVDVVLLGVLPTPAVAFLTGDMRADLGIVISASHNAMPDNGIKIFAAGGLKLEDAVEDAIEARLDDPGALPTGEGVGRVTRAVDADRRYLDHLLVATPNPLTGLKVVVDCAHGASYILAPEVYRRAGAEVVVIGGDPDGLNINAGVGSTYLTGLREKVVAEGADLGIAHDGDADRCLAVDAKGRTVDGDTILALLAISLRRRGKLAKDTVVATVMANIGFHQAMAKEGIAVRTTGVGDRYVLEEMRAGGFTAGGEQSGHLILSDHATTGDGLLSALHLMAAVAESGRTLADLATVVTKFPQVLINVRVSDKNAVAADPAVVAAVKAAEAELGADGRVLLRPSGTEPVVRVMVEAATDEQAQRVADDVAAVVGKV